In Cryptomeria japonica chromosome 1, Sugi_1.0, whole genome shotgun sequence, the sequence aggtttctcccttcctccctctctacctctctaattATCCATCCTTGTATAATTACCCACCTTtctatatccccctctatctatgtcactgctctctctccctatctaggtctatttatggacaccatatgaccccttaggaccatacgatTTCCTAATGGGAGAGAACTAGggaggggacaaatagataggtgagagaactatatggGGAAGGAGATATGAGAGACCTCTAGATGGCAAGAGAGaggattgagatagatagagggggagagagagaggtgagtaatgagacatgatgcagaggtagatatgtggagaagaaggaagtgagaaacccagagaggggagagagagttgatgacctagaatgtagagagagtgaatacaagaggaagagagaataacaaAGTGGGGGAGCAAGATATATATGGGgctatgtatggatggggagatagagagcgAGAGGAGGAGAGGGGAGGGATATACCTAAAGAGGGGAGGGagatagaagaggagagacaaaagaaaaaagagaggagtaagaggggatggatggagaggtagacatggagagagtgagagacctatggaagaaggagataaagaggtaaggggaggaagagaagaggagggagttcataaagggatagagttaaggaggagggagagagagagagagagagagagagagaactatagaggggacatatagataggtgagagacctagatggtgagaaaggagtgagatagatagagggggataaagagaggtggatagcgagacctatatgcaaaggtagataggtggagaggaaggggggAGTAACCTAGAGAGGGTAGGATGGAGAGGTAATGTGCTAGACAATGAAGattgagaataagagaggaagagagaagagagagttggggagggagatagagagggagaggggaagaaagggagAGAATAGAGAGGGGAAGgatggagaagagaagagatataaGAGAAAAGAGAGgggtaagaggggatggatggagaggtagacatggagggagtgagagacctaagggcaaatgaggagatagataggtttggagagagataagagagggagagagttcataaatagataggggtaaGGGGAAGGGAGATAAAGGCGGTGAGgtagggagagaactagagggtggacaatgagataagtgagaaacctagagggggagagagaggtgggtaataatatagggagggagaggtagtgaggtgaatagggagggagggagagccctagatatggggagataGAGGATTGAAGGGATAGGTAGGGACCAAGAGAAAGGAGTCGGAgcagagagaaacaataagagagtgagagagaagaagagagagggagggagtcaaggatagaatGGGGGTAAAAGGAAGGAATTAAAGGTAGAGAGGATGGGATATACCTATAGAAggaagagagaagtgagagagacaagagagggagagagagaggtctagagtttgggggaagataaagagagtgagatatagagctaaagaatgctaataggagcatgttgattattgaaatttgacatgctgattattgaaatttgactatctgaaattttatatgatcctctaaaaactagaatctacattataactcctatagagctgaaaccactctcaaacatcctaccaatatatatatgaaatataactaaaagaaatgtgacttatacttaaatgttatatttcatttatatattctCCTATCGgctgggtataacttgtgcccaagttgaaaaatgttcccaaaatGAAAAATTGGATAATGCAGAGCATTTGGTGCGTGCCAAATGTGAAAAACTAATTTTTTgaatttggcgcgtgccaaatagggcaagtgccatatttggcgctcgccaaatggttttctttggaaaccaccaaccctttgggttggattgtacttgggcatccaacccaaagggttggacgaccattttaggcctgagacgtgtttttatcagaagattaaaaaatttcacatatttttggtcatgctctccatcaagtttgcacatgtttcaatgaaactaaaaaaaaacaccACAGGGACTTCAAGCTCTCTATTAGCTATCCAAGCAAGTAATttgtttcacattttgatttcgttaaggctttcatctataatttcttttgttagtgtgtctgtttttttgtcaaaaaccaacatgcactattttggctaTTGTTTTTTACACATCCATcggattttgaagtaacttacatttttagaaactagactccattctacacaaatttttattaattttttttttttcaattagctttcaatgattttaggggggagcacgctcaaatttctatttttcaagatgtgtccacttcgaaaattagtaaaaaatcacgtactcattaaaaaattagccaaaaaattcggcataaactacaaggtgttagctaatttgtcaccaaagcgattttaaaaattcaaaaaaaagttaacattttaggggggccacaatagacgctatgttatgttttttgcataaaaataggaccactttttgtggcccccctttttgaagcccttaatctccatcaTTTTCAAAACAATTTAGTAGTTTataaagtagactcgaagcactctaactcttgttcttgttgcatattctaatttggagtgtaactatgttcaatttgtcattgaagttcaaactttgctgattttagaaaaaaaaaagttggcatcttaagacccccttttggtaccacaacttggtgcacataccccacccacaatgcacaaaaataaaaattaaaaaataaaaaaaacaaaacaaaatgataCTCTTCCTTTGTTGTTAAATCATGCTCAGAGCCCCACTTTACCAACCTTCTCTTCTTCCTAAGAAATAAACCCTCATGTTGTGTTTTAAAATAAAGAAGTTTAGCAATGATCTAACATGTGTAATTAAATAAAaacttatttaaattttttaaaaaaaattagaaacttgGAAACTATCtttatctattttttttctttttattcttcctAAGGCAATAAACGTTGTGTTTTAAAATAAACAAGTTTAGCAATGATCTAACATGTGCAATTAAATAGAAACTTATTTTAAAGATCAAAAGATTATTTAAACTTGGAAACTATCCattctttatcttttttttttcttttttttttataatgacATAAGAAAGTGTTAAACTTCTACGTAAAATTaacaatataaaataatttaatatttgaacTTTCCACTATTTTACTCAAATAATATAGAAAAACTTAGATTATAAATAAGGAAAATTGGCAAATTATGAAACTTCTCTACTAACTAAGAATAATGTTAATAAGGAAAACATgcaattttcataaaataaatacTTGTATTACTACAAATTAATGGACTTAGTATAAATTGATTATTTAGTAAGGAAAACTTACAATCTTTATGAAATTGCAAGTgtttttttcaattattatttttaacttatattatattttagttagtaatttttttttatatgataatattgttaaatcaattttaaagaaaaatttgaatttaaaataaaataaaataatatagattatgcttttataaaaaaattatttccattttaatttttacattagttattttattttttcatatgaatatcatttttaatatttataattatgtcAAGAGGCATAACACTACAATGTCACCCACCCAACTTTTtatctaaattaaaaataaattaatgactaaaatctaaattaaaaagcaactttctattttttattatttattatgactAGACAACAGATAATTAAAAAATATGTTAAAGACTAAAATctagattaaaaaaaaacttattattattattattatttattaaataaataaaattatatttttaaatctaaattCTAAAGCAATTtcctattattattaattattaaatgtaaaAGAAACTTTTATTCTAAGACAGGACTTAAATTTGATATCTCTGGTCTACATAGGTATGCTAGTTTATATTTTACTTTTATGAGATATTTATGTTAAAAGAAGAATTATATTATTTACTTTAAGAGTTATTTCATAGTTAGTACATttacttttaattaattaaatttttggtTCACTATaattaaacaatttttaaaatttatttaattagctaacacatatcatataataaataaatttggaatatttatttattttatttccctaaaaaaaaaattattatttttttaatcatgacttatgcatttgatccctcttgatTTTCCCACCTCATTAATCCATGTGATAATTTTAACTCCTACCCTATGTCAAATTTTTTCATCCATTGATCTTTTCAATTCATCTCCACCATTGATCAAATCTCAAGCGAATCATATAAATAAAACCCTCAATTTCACATCTTCCCCTAACCTAGATCATTATCAAGAGAGCTAGCATTCATCAAGCCTAAATCGTATTATTATCAAGAGAGGTATCATTATCAAGTATCCTCTTATTTGCAAAGTATCAAGCATCATGTATCAAATATCATGTATAATCTTGTCTCTGGTATCATAGTTATGCTACTTTGAAGAGCAACCCATATTTCAGGTGTTGAAGCAAACATCAAAGATACAATGGAGCAATCTAAGGTCTTTGCTATGGCATGATTGtttattattatcttattttatGCATGTATCTTAGGCTTTATTGAATGagtatgaatttgaatttggtacTTTCATTGCATtgttctattttattttgattaccTTTTCATCCTTCACAATAATTAATTAGATAACATGATAACATTTctattgattgttgttgtttttggATTAGATTTTTATTGGTCGCTGTTGTTTTTGAATTAGATTAAGTGTGAGAGCATTTTTTATCAATGCTTTGAATTTCACTTTGTGATCTATCAGTGAGATAAGTGTAATCCATCATCATTTATGGATTCTTATAGCTATCTATTATCTTGATAATAGATCACAAAatatgatctgaaatgttgatgaaaaaactCTCACAAAATATAATCGAAAAAAATAACAATCATCATTATGAAACATTTCTATTGCAGTCCTAATACTACAAGTATTGTCCCTTCTGCAAACGATATTCATCTCTCCTAAAACAGCGTTGAAAACTAGGTTGACAAGCGACATATTGTTTGTTCCCATAGGTTACATCGTAGGACATATTGTTTGAAAACTAGAAAGACAAGCGACATATTGTTTGTTCCCATAGGTTACATCGTACGACTGTGGATAATACTGAATTGGTCAAAGTACACCAGTGACCAAATTGGCTTTGAGCACGCCCATATAACCCTAAATAGATGAGGTCAATGGTCAACCACAAAAATCATATAATTGTTGGATATTATATTCGCTCCTTTCAATTAAAAATAATGGGCAAAGCTGCCGTCATGATGAAAATGAGCTCCAAACTCCAGATTTCAACGAGTTTGCCCTTTCCTAGGATTGCTTCTGAATTTGCTTCTCATATTCTATGTTCTAGAAGGCCTCTAGTGCAATATCTGCGTGGGCTTTTGCATTTTCTTACTTTAGATGGGCAGTATCTGCGTGGACTTTTTTATTTTCTTACTTTAGGTGGGCACAGACATTCTAGGTTTGCAATTTGCAGTTGCGTTCTGACTTGGGAATAAACGTCAGCCCATTTAGGTGTGAATTATTCCTATAAATGCTTCTATTCGTCTTCTTTCTCCACAATCTTTCATTGCTGTTTTTCTTAACACTTGAAGCTTTGAGATGGGAATTTCCATGGATAGATGGGTTCAGAGATGTTCTGCAGTGGTCTTTCTGGTGCTCGCATTCACAGCCTGCTCAGGTGGGTCTCTGGAGGCTTAATTGGGTCTCTGTTTATTGGTGTTTTGGGGTGACAATTGGGGGGAATGAATCATTTTGAATAATGGTTTTTTGATTGACTTGATCATTCATGGTTGTAGATGCGACTGGAAGGAGGGCATTGCAGGGGAGGAGACTTGCAAATAGCACTCAGAAGCATCTGGCTGTAAACTTGGGGGGGTGGCTCAACATTGAAGGATGGATCAAACCCTCGCTCTTTGATGGCATTGTTGACAATGATTTACTGGTACTTAATAATTCAAGTTCTTTAGTGCAGAGCAGGGCTTTAATGCAATTCTTCAGATTTTAAATATGATTAATTGTATTGGTTCAGGATGGAACACGGATTCAATTGAAATCTGTGAAATTGGGAACCTATGTAGTTGCAGAAAATGGAGGAGGAGATGTAGTTGCAGTCAACAGGACAGATCCCTCGGCATGGGAGACTTTCAGAGTATGTATAACAGTATAATTCTATGTATAATCTACAAGTTTGTTTTGTTATTTGGTAAGAGATCATGAGTAAAAGACACGAGTCAATATTGATATGTCTTTGGTTGAGAATCAAGGACAGAGAGGAATCCATTCTGTCAAAGTTGTTCACGACATGATCCTGACCTCATCTTTTATACCATTATAGATGATTTTGACTTTAGTGGATGATGTAATCAAATAACCATATTGTCAGCTCAAACAATTGAACTACCCTGCTTTAAAAGAACAAAATGCACTAGCATCTGACTGAATACTTTTGTAAGTGTTTATTGCTATATTTTTTAAGGTTTAGAGGGTTTTATGAGGTACCTCACTTTTTTTCAAtggaattttttatatcattttcattttgctatcttatATGGGAACACAAACCTATGCTGATGCCTCTTCATCTGAGAGTCAAGGGCTGATAGTTATCTATTCAGTCTCTGTCTCATCCCTTATAACATACCTTTGAGAGTTTGAACCTTTAACGGATGACACAATTAGAAAATGTATCATCACCTTCACCAAttatattcaattaattaaattacctCCCCTTTTAATTTAGTGTAAGCTCCACTCTCTGGGGGTCATCGCTGATGTTTCTTAAATAAAATTTAGCGTGTTTTCCATGTTGCAGATATGGCGTGTGAAAGCAGGGACGTACCAGCTGAGAGTTAACAATAAACAGTTCGTAGGAGCAGCTAATGGGGGAGGTGGAATTGTGAATGCTGTAGCAGCGACACCTGACGCATGGGAAACATTTGAAATCATAAGAAACCCGGCCAATTCAAGTCTGGTGCACATCAAAGTTTCAAATGGAATGTACATGCAGGTATGTGTTTCTCATATGAGTTCATTCATGTTGGAGTAATAGAGCAGTATAATTGAAATTCATTGTGCAATGCTCTTTGAAGGCCCTGTCAAAAGATCAGATGACCGCGGACTTCGAAGGGGAGCCTGGATGGAATGATGATAATGCTGCAACCTTCGATATGAGTATTGTTGGGCGGATGCAGGGAGAGTTTCAGATCTCTAATGGCTATGAACCCGAGAAAGCTGCTCAAGTCTTAAGTGTAATCAACTCCTCTTTAATTTTGAGATAAAATTGTCTTGCCCCCATTTGACATATTCTTCTTACTTGTTAAAGTTTGATTTTCTTCAGGAACACAGAAGCACCTACATTACAGAGGATGATTTTGTCTTCCTCTCCAATCACAGCATAAACACAGTGAGAATCCCAGTGGGATGGTGGATTGCAAGTGATCCAAATCCCCCTGCTCCTTTCGTAGGAGGATCTCTCGAGGCACTTGACAAAGCCTTCACTTGGGCTCTGTAAGTGATTTCCTCCCAAAACAGGGGACAGGCTGGGTGGGGTAAGATCTAATTAGAAATTTCCTTAAGAGGCCTCACATGACTGTTTGGAATCTGTGTTGCAGGAAGCACAGTATCAAAGTGATCGTCGATCTCCATGCTGCCCCTGGCTCACAAAATGGAGATGAGCACAGTGGAAGTAGAGATGGCTTCATAGAATGGACTGACTCAAAGAACATCGAAACCTCCCTTTCTGCCATTGATTTTCTTGCTGCCAGGTAGACCTCAAAAAGTCATTAGTTGTGGTTAATGCATCTGGTGAATTGGTAGAGATACTTGTGCCATGACCACAACTCATGAATTGTTTTATTCAATTTTGTTTAATTAGACTGTAAAAATCTGTTAGCTTTAAATGGTACATTCAAAAAGTGATTTATTTGAAATTACAATTTTATAGTAGGGTTGATTTATAAGTATAATTTAAGATGAGTCATCTAGGCAAGTCAAAGTTTAGAATGTGTTGTTTTATATCACAGTAATATATAGAAAGGTCTTATTGAAAAAAAGTGTGATTTATGTTTAATTAGACTGTAAAAATCTGTTAGCTTTAAATGGTACATTCAAAAAGTGATTTATTTGAAATTACAATTTTATAGTAGGGTTGATTTATAAGTATAATTTAAGATGAGTCATCTAGGCAAGTCAAAGTTTAGAATGTGTTGTTTTATATCACAGTAATATATAGAAAGGTCTTATTGAAAAAAAGTGTGATTTAAGATGAGCCACCTAAACAAGTCAAAGTTTAGTTTAAATCACACTAATAGGTGGGTCCTCCTAAAAAATAGAGTGTGAATTAATATGAGCCATCTAAGCAAGTCAAAGCTTTGAGTATGTTGTTTAAGCGCAATAAAATCAATTGTCAAAGCTCAGAACGTATTGTTATTTTAAGAAGACTTATCTATTGATATGATTTAAGATGAATCCCTTAAACAAGTCAAAACTTAAAATTTATTACTTAAATTGAATGTAAAAACTTAAATTCATTTAATATCTTGGAATGGTTATGACAGATATGGGGCTCATGACGCATTACTGGGCATTGAGCTGCTTAATGAACCGCGATCCCCTGGAATAGATCTGAATAACCTGACCAGTTATTACAGCCAAGGCTACAACACTGTTCGAAAGCATTCTCCCACGGCCTATGTGATAATGTGCAACAGGATCGGCCCTGCAGACCCCAAGGAACTTTTCTCCATGAACAATGGTCTAACCAATACTGTAGTGGATGTACATTATTACAATCTGTTCGATGACACCACATTCAAAAACATGACCGTTGAGCAGAATATTGACTACATCAGGAACCAGAGAGCTACCACTCTGCAGAGCCTTGTTACTTCCAATGGCCCCCTCATTCTTGTTGGTAAGATTCTTTAAATGATCACatctgatttttctgatttttattttttttatgatcaaTGTTGAGAGATATTCTATAATGAGAATAAGAAGTGGTGTTTTCTAAATAAAGGAACGTTTAttattaaatagatttatttaagatAATTCTATATTAAATTATGACATGCTGATGATTGATTTTGAAAATTTCAGGGGAATGGGTAGCAGAATGGATGGTAGAAAATGGATCAAAATCTGATTATCAGAGGTTTGCAGATGCACAGCTGGAGGTATATGGAGAGGCCTCATTTGGATGGGCTTATTGGACCCTAAGAAATGTTAATGAGCACTGGAGCTTTGAATGGATGGTGAACAATCAATACATTAGACTGTAAACGATCTTTAAAAGTCAATAATGATATAAATCTTATCAGAATAATGATAATAAAACTTCCCTAAAATCTCTCGGATATTATTCTGGAATCCAGTGCGGGAGCCAATCTTCATTGTCGGCCATCCACCATTCAATTCTCAATGGTGGTTGGAGACTAACTTATAGCCTACTCGAATCATATTAGATTTCTCTTtcatcattgtcttttgtgtttggagGATGATAATGAGTTTCTTTTCTGTCACTGTCTATCTATGGATTTCTGCTTTACCATTATTTCATGCATGTGTTTAAGGGCAGGGTAGTCAATGGAGATATATAAATTTTTAACATTTAATATAATCATATATCTAATAAGTCATAAGTCTAATCAGTATTCTTTATGTATATTTGATCATATTTATTAATGAATGAATAACTAAAAAGTAATAACTATTTATATAATCATATATTCAatctaaataaaaagaaaaatctataTAAATAAAAATCAACATATATTTATAGAATCATATGTCCAACTCAAATGAAAAGCAACATCTATCAACACTCTCCATATATATTTGATCATATTTATTAGATTTATTAGATTTTAATAAATATGATCAAATGTGCATAGAAAGTGTGATAGATGTCACTTTTCATTTGAGTTGGATATATGATTATATTGAATTTCAATCAACTAATAAATATGGATAGATTTGAGATTAATAAATATATGGTCAAATGTGCATGGAGAGTGTTGATAGATGTTGCTTGTCATTTGGGTTGGATATGTGATTatcttgaatttcaattaattaataaatatggatAGACATTACACAGCTAATATCGTTCTTCTTAAGTGATTTAAGCTTTTGAAAGAAAACTCATTTTATAAATAAGTCACATCtcacataaatattttattttataatttaattgaatGATAATGATAAATAAATTTACCTTAAGATAATTTAAGTTGAgattaatattaaatttaagtGTAACTTTATTTAGATTTTGGAGAAGAGAAAATGATGTTGAAGATGTTGAGATTAGTTAATCACTATGTTAAAATTTAATGGTTTGATCAGGTGATTGTCTAGGAATCTACAACTTAATTATGGTCTATTAGAGTTTATATGAGTTTCCCTAAATCTAATCTCCATGCTTGTGAACTTGATATTTGCATTTGTATAAGTAAGCTAGTAGTATATCTAAACTTGAGCCCATAAGAATGAATTGGAAAGAATTTAACTACTAGAATTTGTTTTCCATAACCTTTTGTTGTTCAAAACACAAGTTAAGGAGCTAGCAATGTTTACAAACACCTTTGAGAAAGCTACTTAATTGTGAGAGTCGTGTGTCATCCTTAGTTATAATTTCTAGGAGGATTGATTAAATGAATTTGAAATAATGATCGGAGATAACACACAAGTATGACATAATGATTCCTAAATAATGATGATATAATGATTTGCAAGTGGATTAGGGTATACTCTCATTCAAAAGCATATGACATCATAGTAGCCTTGTTATTGTATAGATTGTTGTGGATTACACATGTCCTAATTCTTCCAGAACTAGGGACCCCCTTTTTCAAATTCTAATGGTTTAGTGTGCTTTGTGCCCTTTGCAATTGTTCATGGCCTTTTCGATAACTAATTTGAGAGCATCTATGTTGGCTTGTGAACTTTCCTTATAGTTTCCCATGTGTATTCATTGTTGTGTTAGTTCCTAGTCGAGTTTGGTCTTATTTGAGTGGCACTTTGTGTCTACATTTTAAATCTTGAAACTATTTTTGCGTTTAAAACTTAGCCATTAATGTTCAATCTTACTTCTATAGATATTTGTCTTAGGCCCATGCAATTTTTTTAATGCTTATTGACTTATGATTGTTGGTTCCCAACGCTACTTTGTCATAGTATAAAGGCAACTAACAACCATATTAACCAATCATATTATATTTCTTCATGAGCCTATAATAGGTAGTCATGCGTTGTTCTTGAGGTCAAATGGCTAAATGTTTTTCTGCTCACATATTCTTAGTAATGTTTAAGCCTATTCCACTTTGATCAAGTAGCATGTCTTTGATAGACCCTTAGATGATGCCTCAAGCCTTTGTGCTTTAATtctttgcatggtttcttgttggggTCTAGTTCTAATTACTTATGCAATTTTCCCGAAATATAGTGGTAATGGAAAATTGGCTTACAACCTTGTTAGAATTGGTTGGGCCAATCATGACATATTTTCCTATGAGCCTATGATGGTTCATGGATGGCCATGCATTTCTCATGGTTTAaacaattaaattaaatagaaagtgAATTACCTCAACAATTTAAGCTTAGGCTATTGACCTAATCATGTTTTCTCATCACTTTTGATTCTTGATAGAGTTTAATGAGTAAAGTAAATACTGAATAAATATAATCATTTGTGGAGGATATGAGGTCATACAATCATGCCCATTCTTGGACTAAAATACATCCTAATGGCATACGTTAAATCCTATTAACACTTTTAAGCTTTAATAGAACTTGAAGTTTGTTAGGTCCTTTGATTGATTTAAACCAATGGTCATGAATACAACAAATTACTATTTAAGATctcattaataaaaaaaattatagttatTTAAGATCTCATTAGTAAAAAAATTTATGGTTGTGCGTGTGTGAAAAGTACTATAGGATCATAATGCAAGAGCATCTCATGGGTTGAACAATCTTACATcaccttatttttttattttttttaggttgTAAATGTAGAATTTTAGTTGTTTCCAATTTGTAGACTCTCATTCTAAAAGATATATCAAGTGATTGAAAATTTATTTTTGGCCAAATAATTTCCCAAAATCATATTGAGTTTGAGATTAATATGTAATGTGATAATAATTTTAACTTTATGGTGACCACTGAAGATATTTTTGAGCTTACTAGTTCCAAAGTTTTTCATGGATTGAACCACATTATGTTTCATTGCATAAATCTCACTACACATGGAATCCACCCTATACATGTTCTCTTGATAAGAAAGCTATGACATGCTAAAGGACCTTTTAGGGTTTCATGCTAcaatttgaatgttgcactagcCATCTAATTTGAATGAAGGGCCATGACCATCTAAGTCTTTGAATCTCTTCACACCTGCCATTCGATTGTGGTGTTTTATCTCCTCATGTTTGTGCCTGAATATTTTATCATCGCTATCAATCTTGATATGAaatttgaataaatatttcaatgtaACCACCATTTTTCCTTATTCGATTTTCAAATCCAATCGATGCTCTTACAATTTTCAATCTGCCATTTGATTATCCTTTCCCTAAGGCATTTTATTTACaaagcatttgtttgaaagttttaccATTTCTTGTCTTTAACTGCTAGTTCGAATATACCTGTTCCAAAGTGCCTACTCCATAGACTAATCATTAGAGTGCAGAGGATAGATTTAACTTGCTTATCATAGTCGACAGAGAGCCAAACCAAACAAACCAAAacatatttttggtggtgttgattgCCGATAAGCTCGCATGCTCCTGCACCACTAGATGTAATAAGCTCATTTTGGTAAAAAGTAAGCTATTTATAGGAGAGAAGCCCAGAGAGTCTCTCCCCCTATCCTCATTAATACTTGAAATGAGGAGGATGCTCTATAGAGTGGAGAGGAGATGTTTAAGGTAAAGGAGCTTCATGACTATAATGGTGTGTCTCATCTTAAGAAGGATGCCAACTCTACTATCTAATATTAGAATAAGACATTGTGGATGATGttcaaaaaataatttataatttattaagtGAAAATTTGTGTTAGCACACTCACCACATTACACTCGATGACTTGTTGCCATTGTAAAatgtttctcaatattaattacataaattattattaaaatgaACATCATAAACATTTTAACTACTATAACTTAAAAATTAATAAGTaaactaaaaatatttaaataaatgtcTTATaattattta encodes:
- the LOC131069112 gene encoding probable glucan 1,3-beta-glucosidase A — its product is MGISMDRWVQRCSAVVFLVLAFTACSDATGRRALQGRRLANSTQKHLAVNLGGWLNIEGWIKPSLFDGIVDNDLLDGTRIQLKSVKLGTYVVAENGGGDVVAVNRTDPSAWETFRIWRVKAGTYQLRVNNKQFVGAANGGGGIVNAVAATPDAWETFEIIRNPANSSLVHIKVSNGMYMQALSKDQMTADFEGEPGWNDDNAATFDMSIVGRMQGEFQISNGYEPEKAAQVLSEHRSTYITEDDFVFLSNHSINTVRIPVGWWIASDPNPPAPFVGGSLEALDKAFTWALKHSIKVIVDLHAAPGSQNGDEHSGSRDGFIEWTDSKNIETSLSAIDFLAARYGAHDALLGIELLNEPRSPGIDLNNLTSYYSQGYNTVRKHSPTAYVIMCNRIGPADPKELFSMNNGLTNTVVDVHYYNLFDDTTFKNMTVEQNIDYIRNQRATTLQSLVTSNGPLILVGEWVAEWMVENGSKSDYQRFADAQLEVYGEASFGWAYWTLRNVNEHWSFEWMVNNQYIRL